A DNA window from Burkholderiales bacterium contains the following coding sequences:
- a CDS encoding M90 family metallopeptidase, translated as AAELQLTEEMCMVIAAQACLLILNLGLDYYRDWVEVIVYPGDFMPRHEYTDEDGVVHVEREPMQGEAWLQGPVILSWEAVQSGAEDGVNVVLHEFAHKLDMLNGDTDGFPPLHEDMSREAWMLDFSKAYRDFCARIERGERTAIDPYAAESPAEFFAVLSEVFFETPQVLKRIYADVYFQLSRFYRQDPALRMMH; from the coding sequence GCGCGGCGGAATTGCAATTGACGGAAGAAATGTGCATGGTAATTGCCGCCCAGGCCTGCTTGTTGATTCTCAATCTGGGCCTTGATTACTACCGGGACTGGGTCGAAGTCATCGTTTACCCCGGCGACTTTATGCCGCGGCACGAATACACGGATGAAGACGGCGTAGTGCATGTCGAGCGCGAACCGATGCAGGGAGAAGCCTGGCTGCAAGGCCCGGTGATTTTATCCTGGGAAGCCGTGCAGTCAGGCGCGGAAGATGGCGTCAACGTGGTGCTCCACGAATTTGCGCACAAGCTCGATATGCTGAATGGCGACACCGACGGATTCCCTCCTTTGCATGAAGACATGAGCCGCGAAGCCTGGATGCTGGATTTCTCTAAGGCCTACCGGGATTTCTGTGCCCGGATTGAAAGGGGAGAGCGCACTGCGATCGATCCTTACGCTGCGGAAAGCCCGGCGGAATTCTTTGCGGTATTGAGCGAAGTTTTCTTTGAAACTCCCCAAGTACTCAAGCGCATTTACGCTGATGTATACTTTCAGCTCAGCCGGTTTTACCGTCAGGACCCTGCGCTGCGAATGATGCACTGA
- the mobA gene encoding molybdenum cofactor guanylyltransferase MobA, translated as MEKITGVILAGGQGRRMGGVDKGLTLLQGKPFIEWVLERFSPQVNEVLINANQNLKHYARFGYRVIPDEIGGFAGPLAGLHRALAEARHGLVATVPCDSPFLPRDLVERLYAGLAAEKAQLAVAKTFAQPHPVFCLCRRAVLAHLNEFLASGGRKIDAWYATLEVAEVAFDDQEEAFSNINTPEELTGFEADTPPSGATKRTS; from the coding sequence ATGGAAAAAATCACTGGCGTGATACTCGCGGGCGGCCAGGGCCGGCGCATGGGCGGAGTGGACAAGGGATTAACTTTGCTGCAAGGCAAGCCATTTATCGAGTGGGTGTTAGAGCGCTTTAGCCCGCAAGTAAATGAAGTTCTGATTAATGCCAACCAGAATCTCAAGCATTACGCGCGCTTCGGTTACCGCGTCATTCCGGACGAAATCGGCGGTTTTGCCGGTCCCCTTGCCGGATTACACCGCGCACTTGCTGAGGCCCGGCATGGACTTGTTGCTACAGTCCCGTGCGATTCGCCGTTTTTGCCACGTGACCTGGTAGAGCGACTCTATGCGGGACTTGCTGCGGAGAAAGCTCAGTTGGCGGTAGCCAAAACGTTTGCGCAACCGCATCCTGTGTTTTGCCTGTGCCGGCGTGCGGTGCTCGCGCATCTGAATGAGTTCCTCGCATCCGGCGGGCGCAAAATAGACGCTTGGTACGCCACGCTTGAGGTCGCGGAAGTCGCCTTTGACGATCAGGAGGAAGCTTTCAGCAATATCAACACGCCGGAAGAGCTGACCGGATTCGAAGCGGATACACCCCCTTCTGGCGCCACCAAAAGAACTAGCTGA